The stretch of DNA TTCGCGTTGCCGTAGATTTCGAGGGGCGGCGCGGTTGATTTGTCCGGCGAGTACACGACTTCGACCTGAATGTTGGCGCGGTCTTCGATTCCGGTCTTGAGCAAGTCCTTCTGCGTCGCGTAGTCGTGACAACATCCGCCGAGGATTAGGAGCGCGCGAATCGGGGCCTTTTCTTCGGCGCGCGCGGGATGCAGCGTCCCGATAATGAAAATCGCGGCGAACACGGCCACGGCGATGTGAATGCGGGTGCGATACGGCATGAGGCACGCTCCTTCCGATAACTTGGCGCGGAAATCGTTGGCGGGATTATGCAGCATCGGGCGCGCGGAGCGCGAACCGAATGCCCGTGCAAGAACTCCGGGTGAAGGAGTTGAGGCGAAGAAATGCGGCGATACCTCGCCTTACTCCAAGTTGCTTCGCGCGAATACGCTAAAGTAAGGCCGGTCCACCGTATGGCGGACCGGCCCATTGTTTCTAGAGCGAAACGAACTTAGGCGAGCGCGGCGGCGCGGCGCTGAAGCGTGGACTTCTTGCGCGCGGCGGCGTTCTTGTGGAGGACGCCCTTGGCGGCGGCGCGGTCGATCTCGGACAACGCCTTCACCAGCGTCTTCTTGACGCCTTCCTTGTCCTTCGCGTCAAGCGCGGTGGCGGCGTCCTTGACGTGGGTTTTCATTTTCGACCGGATCGCGACGTTGCGCTTGCGGTTGCGCTCGTTGGTAATGTCGCGCGCTTTGGCCGTCTTGGTATTCGGCATGACAGAAAAACTCCCTGAAAGCTATCTAGGAAAGACAGTACTGTAACAA from Candidatus Hydrogenedentota bacterium encodes:
- the rpsT gene encoding 30S ribosomal protein S20, producing MPNTKTAKARDITNERNRKRNVAIRSKMKTHVKDAATALDAKDKEGVKKTLVKALSEIDRAAAKGVLHKNAAARKKSTLQRRAAALA